Proteins encoded within one genomic window of Methanosarcina barkeri str. Wiesmoor:
- a CDS encoding cytochrome P450 codes for MTQQSLYEQVLDYANRANPYPLYAKLRQTPITRQIDGSYVVSTYREIVSLLHDPRIGSDFRMRSAHDRPSAGLSANQELASKNQAQDEGAETSSSNQGSETEVVPSFIGLDPPEHDRLRRQATWPFGPPHTPGRVADMEPELILLANRQIDTIKGRTSIDIVEDFAYPIPVTMISELLGVPPEDQPRLHALSEAIIEDIDLDPRQSPEEQKRRQEQSSQTFKELEQYMEVLIEHHRKQPGSDLLSGLITDHGSDGPMAQADLVSTASLLLIAGHETTVNLITNGMLTLLRHPDVLERLRREPDLVIRLVEEFLRYEPPVQILPNRVALSDITIAGTTIQKGSPVILLLASGSRDPARFHDPEKFDPDRRDNMHLGFGSGIHYCYGAPLARLETQIALTELVQRLENPRLAHDPPPYRQSATLRGPRHLIVEIDGVKDWEFHL; via the coding sequence ATGACACAGCAATCCTTGTATGAGCAGGTTCTTGACTACGCCAATCGTGCCAATCCTTATCCTCTATATGCCAAACTACGCCAGACACCAATTACGCGACAGATAGATGGTAGCTACGTTGTCAGTACTTACCGGGAGATTGTCTCGCTACTTCATGATCCCAGGATTGGTTCAGACTTCCGCATGCGTTCCGCTCACGATCGTCCTTCTGCAGGCCTTTCGGCAAATCAGGAGCTCGCCTCTAAAAATCAGGCGCAGGACGAAGGCGCGGAAACATCCTCATCCAACCAGGGTTCAGAAACTGAAGTTGTTCCAAGCTTCATTGGTCTGGACCCACCTGAACATGATAGACTGCGCCGGCAGGCTACATGGCCTTTTGGTCCCCCGCACACACCGGGCAGAGTGGCTGACATGGAACCTGAACTGATCCTCCTTGCAAATCGACAGATAGATACTATAAAGGGCAGGACATCGATTGACATCGTCGAGGACTTTGCTTATCCAATCCCGGTAACGATGATCAGTGAGCTACTTGGGGTACCACCCGAGGATCAGCCACGCCTTCACGCTTTATCAGAAGCTATTATCGAAGACATTGATCTGGATCCCCGACAAAGCCCGGAGGAACAAAAGCGGCGACAAGAACAGTCTAGTCAGACCTTTAAGGAGCTCGAACAATATATGGAGGTGCTGATTGAGCACCATCGCAAGCAGCCTGGTTCTGACCTGCTTTCAGGACTCATAACAGACCATGGTTCCGATGGGCCGATGGCCCAGGCAGATCTTGTGAGCACTGCAAGCTTGTTGCTCATTGCCGGTCATGAGACCACAGTGAACCTGATTACCAACGGCATGCTCACACTGTTGAGACATCCTGATGTCCTCGAACGGTTACGGCGCGAACCAGATCTGGTTATTCGTCTGGTTGAGGAGTTTTTACGCTACGAGCCTCCTGTCCAGATTCTGCCAAATCGCGTGGCACTTTCCGATATTACTATTGCCGGTACTACGATTCAGAAAGGCTCACCTGTGATTCTGCTGCTTGCCTCTGGAAGCCGTGATCCGGCTCGTTTCCACGATCCCGAGAAATTCGACCCTGATCGCAGGGATAATATGCACCTTGGCTTTGGCAGCGGCATCCATTACTGTTATGGCGCTCCACTTGCAAGGTTGGAAACGCAGATTGCACTAACAGAGCTTGTACAACGGCTCGAAAACCCCAGGCTCGCGCATGATCCACCCCCATACCGGCAGAGTGCTACTCTACGAGGACCGCGACATCTCATTGTTGAGATCGATGGCGTGAAGGACTGGGAGTTCCATTTATGA
- a CDS encoding PAS domain S-box protein, which yields MKKNTRDSGIDIVGEVSWGTHFCQFYQTKEDLMDILIPYFKTGLENNELCVWITSQPLEMEEAKAAMKRAIPDFDVYLEKGQIEIISYNSGYLKDDIFDPDRVVNSCVEKINQALARGYDGLRAAGDNHGLGKESWNEFVEYENKVDAVIAKNHVIALCPYYLDMCNTAEIIDVVSSHQFALIKRKGIWKRIENSGRKRAEEKAIRAAKNWEYTFDAVPDLVAIIDDKYRVVRANKAIAARLGMTPEECIGLTCYRVIHGTDKPPSFCPQRRLLKDRDEHTAETCEGCLGDNFLVNISPLYDSEGKNIGSVYVARDIAKRKQEEHRIRRYNRILEGINRIFSNVVQAKTEEELGEACLSVALEVTSSHFGFINEMGADGLLHDVAKSDLAWEQCLMYDRIEHRSPPGDFAVHGLYGSVIKNEKGFFTNDPLLHPDSIGLPHGHPPITSFLGVPLVQDGKTIGLIAIANNEGGYSYEHQEDLEAIAPAVMQALQRKRSEEALKLSNIYNRNLIEASLDPLVTIGRDGKITDVNNATEQITGYSRNELIGTDFSDYFTEPEKARTGYQQVFKDGEVRDYSLGIQHKDGHITSVLYNASVYRDEKGKVIGVFATARDITELKKAEEALKKVHESLEEKVKERTSELEKAYNSLKESEKRLAEAQKIAQIGNWDWDLVTGEAYWSDEMYRIFERNPHESGATYEELLDYIHPDDRDYVDHTIKKALNKKPLGIDYRIVRANGEERTVHSQPEIIFDEKNNPVRVKGVVQDITERKKSEEKLQILANAVESSNDAIITLSFDGTISSWNKAAEQIYGYLAERIMGKDVSILEPENIKGEIKQFSEKIKQGKKIQHYETSRLRKDGTIINISATLSPVFDVAGKLVAISAIVRDITEHIKAEEALRESEARLRQFYESDMLGVFYFNIDGSITDANDKLLDIVGYTRKDLQAGKVKWNKMTPPEYFSLDERAIAELKTIGVREPQEKEYIRKDGSQVPVIVGVATFNQAHNEGIAFVLDITEKKKAEEDLANLEIARKKEIHHRIKNNLQVISSLLDLQADKFDNPRVIEAFRESQNRVISMALIHEELYKGEETETLDFSAYIRELAENLFQTYSLSNKNTLLKMNLEEHAFFDMDVAVPLGIIVNELVSNSLKHAFSGRYRGEIQIELHRDENWENRKKGNRCTSFVLTVSDNGVGIPEDFNIEDLDSLGFQLITTLVDQLDGELELKRNAGTEFSIRFAVKEVNNNQNQLL from the coding sequence ATGAAAAAAAACACTAGAGATTCTGGGATTGATATTGTTGGCGAGGTGTCCTGGGGAACACACTTCTGCCAGTTCTATCAGACAAAAGAAGACTTGATGGATATACTTATTCCTTATTTTAAAACCGGGCTGGAAAATAACGAATTATGCGTATGGATTACTTCACAGCCTCTGGAAATGGAAGAGGCAAAAGCAGCCATGAAAAGAGCTATTCCTGATTTTGATGTTTATCTGGAGAAAGGACAAATCGAAATCATCTCTTACAACAGTGGATATTTAAAGGATGACATTTTCGATCCAGACAGAGTCGTAAATAGCTGTGTTGAAAAAATCAACCAGGCTCTGGCAAGGGGTTATGATGGACTGAGAGCTGCAGGGGACAATCACGGGCTGGGAAAAGAAAGCTGGAATGAGTTTGTTGAATATGAAAATAAAGTAGATGCTGTTATCGCCAAAAACCATGTGATAGCATTATGTCCGTATTATCTCGATATGTGCAATACGGCCGAGATTATTGATGTAGTCTCCAGCCATCAATTTGCCTTGATCAAAAGGAAAGGAATATGGAAGCGTATAGAAAATTCCGGAAGGAAGAGAGCAGAAGAAAAAGCTATTCGAGCTGCAAAAAACTGGGAATATACCTTTGATGCTGTGCCAGACCTGGTAGCCATAATCGACGATAAATATAGAGTTGTTCGTGCGAACAAAGCCATTGCGGCAAGATTGGGGATGACACCTGAAGAGTGCATAGGGTTAACCTGCTATCGTGTTATCCATGGGACAGACAAGCCACCTTCTTTTTGCCCACAACGGCGGTTGCTTAAGGATCGGGATGAGCACACCGCAGAGACTTGTGAAGGTTGTCTTGGTGATAATTTCTTAGTAAATATCTCTCCACTATACGATTCTGAAGGAAAAAACATTGGGAGTGTTTACGTCGCCCGTGATATCGCCAAGCGCAAGCAAGAAGAGCATCGTATTCGTAGATACAACCGTATTCTTGAGGGAATCAATAGGATCTTCAGCAATGTGGTCCAGGCAAAAACAGAAGAAGAACTGGGGGAAGCATGTCTATCTGTGGCGCTGGAAGTAACCAGCAGCCATTTTGGTTTCATCAATGAAATGGGCGCCGACGGGTTGCTGCACGATGTTGCAAAAAGCGATCTGGCATGGGAACAGTGCCTTATGTACGACAGAATAGAGCATCGTAGTCCTCCTGGCGATTTTGCTGTTCATGGCCTGTACGGCAGTGTCATTAAAAACGAGAAAGGTTTCTTTACCAATGATCCACTATTACATCCCGACAGTATTGGTTTGCCGCATGGACATCCGCCGATTACATCGTTTCTTGGCGTCCCCCTTGTTCAGGATGGAAAAACAATAGGTTTGATTGCGATTGCAAATAACGAAGGCGGTTATAGCTACGAACATCAGGAAGATCTTGAAGCTATCGCGCCGGCTGTGATGCAGGCTCTGCAGAGGAAAAGATCGGAAGAAGCTCTGAAGTTATCAAATATTTATAATCGCAATCTAATTGAAGCAAGTCTTGATCCTCTGGTAACTATTGGGCGTGACGGTAAGATTACCGATGTAAATAATGCTACAGAACAGATTACTGGCTATTCCAGAAACGAACTGATTGGAACTGATTTTTCAGATTACTTTACTGAACCTGAAAAAGCTCGTACAGGATATCAACAGGTATTCAAAGATGGTGAAGTTCGAGATTATTCTTTAGGGATTCAGCATAAGGACGGACATATAACATCTGTTTTGTACAATGCTTCAGTTTATAGAGACGAGAAGGGTAAGGTTATTGGGGTTTTTGCTACTGCACGTGATATTACCGAACTTAAGAAAGCAGAAGAAGCCCTAAAAAAAGTGCACGAGAGTCTGGAAGAAAAAGTTAAAGAACGTACATCAGAGCTTGAGAAAGCTTACAATTCATTGAAAGAAAGTGAAAAACGCCTTGCTGAAGCTCAAAAGATAGCTCAGATTGGAAACTGGGATTGGGATCTCGTAACTGGTGAAGCATACTGGTCTGATGAAATGTATCGGATTTTTGAACGTAACCCTCACGAATCAGGCGCAACTTACGAAGAACTTTTAGATTACATACACCCCGATGATCGAGATTATGTTGATCATACTATCAAGAAAGCTTTAAATAAGAAGCCTCTGGGCATTGATTACAGGATCGTCCGGGCTAATGGAGAAGAACGTACAGTCCATTCTCAACCCGAAATTATTTTTGATGAAAAGAATAACCCTGTTCGAGTAAAGGGAGTAGTTCAGGATATTACTGAACGTAAAAAATCAGAAGAGAAACTCCAGATACTGGCGAACGCTGTAGAATCTTCGAATGATGCTATCATAACTCTATCCTTTGATGGTACCATTTCTAGCTGGAATAAAGCTGCAGAGCAGATTTATGGTTATTTAGCTGAAAGAATTATGGGAAAAGACGTGTCAATACTTGAGCCAGAAAATATCAAAGGAGAAATTAAGCAGTTTTCAGAAAAGATTAAACAGGGAAAAAAAATCCAGCACTACGAAACATCACGGTTAAGAAAGGACGGTACTATTATAAATATTTCAGCAACTCTCTCTCCGGTGTTTGACGTCGCTGGAAAACTCGTGGCCATTTCAGCTATTGTAAGAGATATTACTGAGCATATCAAGGCGGAAGAAGCACTGCGTGAGAGTGAAGCACGCCTGCGCCAGTTTTATGAATCAGATATGCTCGGTGTATTTTACTTTAATATAGACGGTTCGATCACCGATGCTAATGACAAGTTACTGGATATCGTCGGTTACACACGTAAGGACTTGCAGGCTGGAAAGGTTAAATGGAATAAGATGACTCCACCGGAATACTTTTCTCTGGACGAACGAGCTATTGCTGAACTGAAAACCATTGGGGTAAGAGAACCCCAGGAGAAGGAGTACATCCGCAAAGATGGGTCGCAAGTACCTGTTATTGTTGGAGTAGCTACCTTCAATCAGGCACATAACGAAGGCATAGCCTTTGTTCTTGACATTACCGAGAAGAAAAAGGCAGAAGAAGATCTGGCAAATCTCGAGATTGCCCGTAAAAAGGAAATCCATCACAGGATCAAAAATAACCTGCAGGTTATCTCTTCTCTCCTTGACCTTCAGGCTGATAAGTTTGATAACCCGAGAGTTATTGAGGCTTTCAGGGAAAGCCAGAACCGGGTTATATCTATGGCTCTAATCCACGAAGAACTTTATAAAGGAGAAGAAACCGAGACACTCGACTTTTCAGCATACATAAGAGAGCTGGCTGAAAACCTCTTCCAAACTTACAGCCTTAGTAACAAAAACACTCTCCTGAAAATGAATCTGGAAGAACATGCATTCTTTGATATGGATGTTGCTGTCCCGCTAGGAATTATTGTTAATGAGCTAGTTTCCAATTCTCTAAAACATGCATTTTCGGGTAGATACAGAGGAGAAATCCAAATAGAACTCCATAGAGACGAAAACTGGGAAAACAGAAAGAAAGGCAATAGATGCACCAGTTTTGTCCTGACAGTCTCAGATAACGGTGTTGGTATTCCTGAAGACTTTAATATTGAAGATCTTGATAGTCTTGGGTTTCAGCTGATAACCACACTTGTAGATCAGTTAGATGGGGAACTTGAACTGAAAAGAAATGCTGGAACCGAATTTTCTATAAGGTTCGCAGTCAAAGAAGTAAATAATAATCAGAACCAGCTACTTTAA